From Streptomyces sp. 6-11-2, one genomic window encodes:
- the amaP gene encoding alkaline shock response membrane anchor protein AmaP has product MLRIVNRVLTGLAGLVLLVVGGSVLAVALGVRPPSWWIHRGRHDVLLSTAERTRWREAGWWWPAVLAALAVLVLLALWWLVAVVRRRRLGEVVVDTGDGEAALLRGRALEGVLAADAEQPDGVARAQVRLTGRRGAPRTHVQLLLEPHVDPGAALDHLTGQALAHARDSARLAALPAEVRLRAVGHRAERVS; this is encoded by the coding sequence GTGCTGAGGATCGTCAACCGGGTGCTGACCGGGCTTGCCGGGCTGGTGCTGCTGGTGGTGGGCGGTTCGGTGCTCGCCGTCGCGCTGGGCGTACGGCCGCCCTCCTGGTGGATCCACCGCGGCCGGCACGACGTCCTGCTGAGCACCGCCGAGCGGACACGGTGGCGGGAGGCCGGCTGGTGGTGGCCCGCCGTTCTCGCCGCCCTGGCGGTCCTGGTGCTGCTGGCTCTGTGGTGGCTGGTCGCGGTGGTGCGCCGGCGGCGGCTCGGGGAAGTGGTCGTCGACACCGGGGACGGCGAGGCGGCCCTGCTGCGGGGCCGGGCCCTGGAGGGCGTCCTGGCCGCGGACGCCGAGCAGCCGGACGGTGTCGCCCGAGCCCAGGTCCGTCTGACCGGCCGCCGCGGCGCCCCCAGGACCCATGTGCAGCTCCTCCTGGAACCCCACGTGGATCCGGGAGCGGCCCTGGACCACCTCACCGGCCAGGCCCTCGCCCACGCCCGGGACTCCGCCCGCCTCGCGGCGCTTCCGGCGGAGGTGCGGCTGAGGGCGGTCGGGCACCGTGCGGAACGGGTGAGCTGA